The Saliniradius amylolyticus DNA segment GACCCTGAGCCCCAAGCCAAGGAGCCGCAATCATGAAGTCCCTGTCTCTCGTCTTTATGGCCGGTTTACTGATGGCCTGTACCAGCGCGCCCCAGTCGGTGAATTATTACAGTCTGAGTCAGGCCTCTGCATCAATGGACGGGGCTGGGAAAACCGACGCTGAGGCACTGATAGTATTAAGCCGGCCACAGCTGGCCGATTATCTGCGTCAGTCGTTTCTCGTCATGCAAACCGGGCCGCATCAGTTGCACTTCGCCCGCCAGCATGTGTGGGCGCAGAATCTGGCCAGCAGCATTGAACAGGTGTTGGTACAACATCTTAACCACACCATGGATAACACCGCCGTTCTCACAACCAGTGACCCACGAGCCCCTCAGGTACCAAGCCGTTTACAGGTGGAAATAGAGCACCTGCTGCCCAGTGCCGACGGTCATGTCAATCTGAAAGCTCGTTATTGGTTTACCGGCCCGGATGGTCAGACTCAGGCCCACAGTTTTAACCACCAGTTACCACTTAACGACGCCGGTTACGCCCACGCGGTACAGCAAATGCATAGCGCCCTGACTAAGCTTGCCGAAGCCATGGCCAAGGTGGTTCAACCACAAGATTAATTGGCTTTTCCCCGGCCCAGGGCTGCTGCCATGGAGCCCACCATCACCATGCCTGCACCAATGTAGGCCCAGATATCCAGCTCACTGGGCGTAAAACGGCTCGGCCAGATAACAACAGCCAGTTCCATACTGATAAAGGTGAACAACGGTGCCAGCGCGATGACCGCACTGACCTTGGAGGCGTGCCAGACATGCATAGCCTGGGTGAAGGCACCGTAGCCGACAATGGTATTGGCGCAGGCGAAGGCCAGCGCACTGAGTTGTAGCACATCCATCTCTAGAATCAGCATTGGCACGGCAAAGGGCAGCAGGAAAAGACCGCCGCAGCTGTAAAACACCGCGGTCAGCTGCCGGGCGGTCAGACTCTTTAACAATTGCTTCTGCGATAAGGCGTACACCGCCCAGGTGATAGCGGCGGCAATGATGCTTAGTACCCCCAGCGTGTATTCACTCATCGAGGTCAGTAGCAGCGCCAGACGGTCGTTAAAAAACAGTAGCAGCCCCGCCAAGAGCACAACAGCCCCCAGACTCTCCAGCCAGTTAAAGCGCTCCTTGTAGAGGATAATACCACCGCACATCAGCAGAAACGGAGCGAGCTGAATCAGCACCTGAGCGGTTTCCGGCTCCAGCAGGTCGACACCATGGAGATAGAGAATGTAGTTACCAATCAGGCCCAACGCCGCCAGCAGTAATAAGCCATTACTGGAGCGGGAGATACCGCGAAGTGGTGGCAAGGCGTTACGCCGTATTAGCAAGGCCAACACAAACAGCGCCGAAACGGTAAAGCGATACCAGACCACGGTAACGGCATCCATAACTTCCAGTGTCAGCTTCAAAAATACCGGCAACATGCCCCAAAGTGCCGCTGTTAAAAGCGATAAGCCGAAGCCGTACCAATGTCTGACCGGAGTGGTTTGCATGACGTTTCTCACCAGTTTTTGGACAGTGGGGCCAGGCTTCCACAAAGCAGACCCTGTGCAGGCCGCACAGAAACCCCAACAGATTGGGTTAACGACGTGTCTTTGTCTGGAAGCGCAGCCCCCGAATACCCCTCGTTGGTATCAGGGCTATAAACTCAGTGACACGCCATCGCACTGCGTTAGTCTTTCTTGCGCTTGAGCTGGTGTTTACGGGCCGCGCGGCGCATACGGGAAATACGTACATGATCCAGCTGCTGCTGATCGGGCTTTAACAGGGTCTCTTTTTCCGGCGGCAGCTGCACCTGTTTACGCAGATGATTGACGTCTTTTAAACCAAGCTCGATAAAACCGCCCTGAGGCAGGCGCTTGGCCAGCCCGATACCGCCATAATGGGTACGGATCAGGCGACTGACGGTGAGGTCCTGTGACTCCCAGAGGCGTCGGACTTCCCGGTGGCGGCCTTCATACAAGGTCACATCGAACCACTGGTTGATGCTTTCCTCGTCCTGAACATGGCGGCGAATCTCGCCAAAACGGGCCTCGCCGTCTTCCAGTAGCACACCACGTTTGAGTCGGTTGATTACCGCGTCTTCTACCTTACCAAAGATACGCACCGCGTACTGGCGCTCAACCTCATGTGACGGGTGCATCAGTCGATTTGCCAACTCACCGTCGGTAGTAAACAGCAGTAAGCCAGAGGTATTGATATCCAGACGACCGATGGACATCCAGCGGCCCTGGCTGATGCGTGGCAGGCGCTCAAAGACCGTCGGCCGACCCTCGGGATCTTTACGGGTACACACTTCGCCTTCGGGTTTGTTGTACATCAATACCCGGCAGATGGATTTCTCTTTGCTACGCTCGATGCGCCGACCATCCACGCGGATCTCATCATCCTCTTCAACCCGGCAGCCCAGCGTCGCCACCTGACCATTGACGGAAATACGGCCCTGCTCGATCCAGCGTTCCATCTCCCGACGGGAGCCAATACCCTGATTGGCTAGCACTTTCTGTAACTTTTCGCTCACTATGATCCCATTAACTGTTAAAAGCCCTACTATTCTACGGGGCTCGGTGGTTTCACACCATCACTATGGCCTATTTATTCAACTTTATATGGTACAGATCCTTACGCCTGTCTTTAAGGTTTCTTACCGAGCCTTCGTTGTGCAGGATTTTCAGTTTGTCCATATCCAAGTCCGAAAACAGCAGCATCTCGGTATTGGGCGTGGCCTCGTTTAAGATTGCATCGTGCGGGAACGGGAAATCAGAAGGCGATAACACCGCCGACTGACTGTACTGCACGTCCAGACTCTCCACCTTAGGCAAATTCCCCACGCTGCCGGCGATCACCACATAGCATTCGTTTTCGATTGCCCGCGCCTGCGCACAGTGACGCACTCGCAAATAGCTGTTTTTGGTGTCGGTCCAGAAAGGCACAAACAGAATATCCATGCCCTGCTCGGCCATGATCCTGGGCAGCTCGGGAAACTCCACATCGTAACAAATCAGGATGCCCACCTTACCGGCATCGGTGTCAAATACCGACACTTTGTCGCCGCCCTGAATCACCCAGTCCAGACGCTCATGCGGCGTGATGTGGATCTTGCGTTGCATGTCCACTTTACCGCTGCGATGACAGAGATAAGTCACATTATAAATGTTGCCATCTTCGCTTAACGGCATGGAACCTGTGATGATATTAGCGTTATATTCGATAGCCAGGCGCGACATTTCGTCTCGGAAGAATTCCGTATAACCAGCCAGAAAACGAATTGCCTCAGTCTGGGAAGTCTGGTCTGTCAGACCCATCAGGGGCGCATTAAAGAACTCGGGAAAAACAATGAAATCGCTCTGATAATCGGAGACTGTATCGACAAAGTATTCAACTTGCTTTAACAGCTCGTCGACCGACTCCACGGTGCGCATCTGCCATTGTACCGCCCCAACCCGCACGATTGATTTGCGGGTTTGCAGCACCGTCTCTTCCGGCTCATAGAAGATATTGTTCCACTCCAGCAGAGTGGCAAAGCCCACCGACTGCTGATCCTCCGGAAGATACTTTCTCAGCAGTCGCTTAACCTGAAAGTCATTGGACAGCTGAAAGCTTAAGATGGGGTCGTAAATCTCCTTCTTACCCACGCTCAGGATGTACTCCGCCGGACTCATCTCATCCATATGGTTGTGATAGTTAGGGATGCGCCCGCCAGCCAGAATGGCCTTGAAATTATACTGGCGACACAGCTCCTTACGGGCGTCGTACAACCTGCGCCCCAGACGCATACCACGATGACTGGTGGCAATCACCACATCCAAACCATAGAGCGCATCGCCATCCGGATCGCTTTGCACATTGTCGTTACTATCGACAATGTCTTCGTACGTATGGGGGTTGGAAAAGCGGCTGTAGTCCACCTGTACACTCAGCGCAATGCCCACCAGCTTATCTTCATCGACGATGCCAATCTGGCCTTCGGGGAAGTCTTTGATCAACCGCTCGATGGTATGCTTGGGCCACGCACCGCCCAAATTGGGGTACGCTTCGTCCATCAGGGACTTAATTTGCGGGTATTGCTGTAAGGTCAGATTACAGATTGCTAAGCGGGCTTTTTCTATCGACATCAAAGACCATCCTGTTTTACATCACTCATAGTGGCTGTATACATGAAAAAAAAGGCAATGCCCAGCATTGCCCTTTCATACCATCAAGACACCCACTCACTTTATGGGCTTAAAAGTCCGACTGCCGAACACGAATAATATCCTGTTCATTGTCCGGCTCTTCCCCCGTCGTCTGATTAAGCTCTTGTTTAAACTGCTGGCGGCTCTTATGCACAATATTGCCGTCCTTACCCACAGTCATATGTTCATCGGACTCCAGAACTCTGGCCTGATAGACCATCACCGCCTGCATACAGGTTTCTCTCTGCTCATCGGTAAGCAATGAGCCGTCTGGCCACTTACCGGTTTCCACTGCCTGACTCAGACGCTGATATACCTCAGGCGTCATGGCTTTTAGCATTTGTTCGATGTTCATCAGTCGTCCGCTTTCTTCACGAAGATCAACCGGATTCGGTTAACGATATACCAGATAAAACCGATCACCAGCGCACCAACAGACGCCTTATACTGCATATCCTCAGGTGTCGCTCCGCCCCAATACATAAAACCGAAACCGCCGATAAACAGCAGCATGGCGAGCATGGACTGGGTCTGAATCGATTGTTGCTGCTTGTAGCGACGTAAAGACGCCTTGCGGTGCAAATCGTCGCTCGTCGCCGAGCCAATGGCAAAGCCGCAGTGCTGGCAGGCCTCTGCCTTATCCGAGACTTTCTTGCTACAGGATGGGCAATTCATTAACGCCATAATGACCTCTTAATTACTGCATTACCCGGCCATAATAACAAAAAAGCGCGGATTTTACCGCGCTTCTCGATTAAGACATCAACCCATCATGAGCCCGAGCGCTTACTCTCGTAGTCACTCCAGTAGTCCTTGACCGTCTGCTTCATTTCTTTACGCAGTAACATGATGCCGAACAAGTTAGGCAAGGTCATCAACACGATGGCGATGGCCGCAATGTCCCAGATCAGAGCAGTATCAGAGAACGAAGCCCAGAAAAAGCCTGCAACATAGAACACCCGATAAGGCATCACACCCCGAGGACCAATGAGATAGGTAATGGCTCGGTCACCATAGTAGGACCAGGCAATGGCGGTCGAAAACGCAAACAGCAGCAAGCCGATGGAAACGATGTACTGACCGTAATCACCGAAGTAACCCCGGGTAAAGGCTTCGGTGGTCAGCTCCGCCGAGTGAATCAGCGACTTACCGCGCAGAATGATGTTTTCTTTCTGGATCTTACCGTTCTGGATCACCAGGCTACCGGTATACAGATCCTCTTCCTCGGACAACAGGAAGCGCACGTCTTCGGCGACCGAGCGAGCATGCAAAATAGTGAAGCCCTGACTCTGCGCTTTGCCGGAGACCACTTCGATAGTCCCGTTGTACATCTCGATATTGTGGCCTTTTTCCTCGTTCAGGTATAAGAACAGGTTGTTCTTGTCCTCGTCGTCTTTGTCCGAGTACTGACCGGCAATAATGCTGGTTTCGGTCTTATCGAAATCATTCAGGTGTTTCTCGGTCCACACACCGGAGGACAGGATCACCAAGCCAGTGAGGGTACAGATGAGGATGGTATCGATAAAGGGCTCCAGAATGGATACCATACCTTCAGACACCGGCTCATCGGCACGGGCCGAGGCGTGCGCAATAGGAGCCGAACCCTGACCGGCTTCGTTAGAAAACAGCCCCCGGTTCACACCACGGTTAAAGGCATAAGCGATGGTCGCTCCCAGGAAACCACCGGTGGCTGCGGAGCCGGTAAAGATCTGCGAGAAGATGCTTCCAAAGGCCGGGCCTATGTTTTCCAGATTGTAGAAAATCACCGCCAGCGCACCCACCACGTAGATCACCGACATTACCGGTACGATACTGGAGGTGACTTTAGCAATACGGTGAATACCACCCAGGATCACCAGCGCCAGTAACACCGCCAGAACACCACCGGTAATGGCCGGACTCAAGCCAAAAGTCGATTCGATACCGATAGCAATGTTATTGCTCTGCGGCAGGTTACCGGTGCCGAACGAACTGACCACAGTGGCAATGGCAAAAGCCCCTGCCAGCCACTTCATGTTCAAGCGCCGGTCCATGTAGAACATGGGGCCTCCGGCCATGGTGCCGTCTTCGGTTTTAATGCGATATTTGTGAGACAGAGTCACTTCCACAAACTTGGTGGTCATACCCAAAAAGGCCGTGGCCCACATCCAGAACAACGCTGCGGGGCCGCCCAAATAGATGGCAAAAGCCACACCACCGATGTTGCCGGTACCGACGGTGCCGGACAACGCGGTTGCCAAAGCCTGAAAGTGGGAGGTATCACCGGGCGCTCCTTTGCGGTCCAGCTTGCCGGTTACAACCAACCAGGCATGTTTGAAATAACGTACCTGAGGAAAGCCCAGATACAGAGTGAAAAACAGGCCTACGCCCAAGAGTATATACGGGAACCAGACCGAGCCGCCGAGCAGTCCATCCAGCAGTTTGAGAAAATCACTAAAGGCTTCCAACACATTCCCCTTTTTTATTTATCGTTGTTGTTTATGGTTATAAAAGCGCCGCCCGAAGGCGGCGTTATTGTTTACAGTTGTGGCAAAACCGCACGAATAGCGACAAGCACATCTTCACCCAGCTTACGGCTGCGCTCCGGTGACCAGCCATAAACCACGTCGGGCAGATCATTATTGTCTTTAAACGGCATCTCCAGGGTATAGGCCAAACAACCAAACTTATGACCTACCCCATTAGAGCCCACGGTCAGGTTGGCGTCGCCGGGCTTATCCTTGGGATAGCCGTAGGTATCCTGAAACTCAGGCGTCGTGGCAATGAGGGCGTCTTTAAAACGCTGCTCCAGCCCCGCGAGCTTGTCGTTATAACCGGGAAGACCTTCGCTACCGGCGACAAAGTTGTATGGCAGGGCTTCATCGCCGTGTACATCCAGGAACATATCCACGCCGGTTTCAGCCATCTTTTGCATCACGTAGTACACTTCCGGGCTGTTTTCCCTGGAGGGCTCGGCCCACTCACGATTCAGGTTCACGCCCTTGGCATTGGTACGCAAATGGCCACGCACCGAGCCGTCCGGATTCATATTCGGCACCACATAGAATACCGCCTCATCCAGTAAGGTGCGAGACACACCGTCGTCGACATCCAATAAGCGCTCCAACAATCCCTCAATCAGCCACTCGGCCATGGTTTCGCCCGGATGCTGACGCGCGGTAACCCAGATAGCCTTTTTGCCTTCGTCAGGCTCACCAATGGTAAGCAAGGAGATATCGCGGCCGTCTAATGTTTCGCCCAAATGGCTCAAGCGGCAATCGTCGTTAACCGTCTGCGCCCAGGCCAATAAATCCAGATGGCGCTCGTAGGAGTAAGGGGCGAAATAGGCAAAGTAAACGGTGCCAAATTCCGGGGTAAAGTCGATGGTCAGCGTGTCGCCATCAAACTCGGTATCCACCCGAAACCACTCGTTACGGTCATAGGAGGCAACGGCCTGATAGCCCTTCCAACCTTCAGGGTAAGCCGATTTAGCCAGATCCATAATCTTAAGCTTATGGTTCACCAGGGGCTGTGATTCCAGGCGAAAATGAAACCACTGATAAAACTCGGACTGATTGTCCTTCCGGATGGTCAGTTGAATATCATCGGGCGCCGAGGCCTTAACCACCTCGATATTACCACTGTCAAAATTGCAGCTTATTCTCATTATCTGTGTTCTCGTTAGGTGCAAGGGGGATTACAAATCGGCGGTTAATTTAGCATATTTGTGATTACAGAAGCTAACCCGCCTGACGGATACACTTACCTGCCTGTGGCCAACCAATGGCGTACTGCCATTCCAACAGATGAACTGTACCCCATATCGCTGGCCTGGATTTCGCCCTGGCTATCGACAATATAATAGGTCGGATAGCCGCGCAGGCGAAAGGCCTGTTTTAACGCTTGATGGCCCAATAACACTTCTGCCCGAACCTTATGCTCATCGACAAAGTCCTGCACCGCCTCTACAGAAGCATAATCCAGTGCCACCGCCTTGACGGCAATCTCATCGGCATCGAACTGTTCGAGATTACCGATACTCAGTGAACATATCTGACACCAGGGGACAAAAAAATATATTAAGCTGGGCTTGTTGTCGGCAAGCAAGGTAGCGGTTCCGCCGCCTAGGGTGGGCAATTGATGCTGTTCGATTGCCTCGCCGGAGTCTAGTAAGTCCCGGGTTTGCCAAAGATAAACGCCCAGAATCAGTATAATCGTCACTGTCCATTGCAGCAGATTTTTAAACCGGTGTGCTCGGTGAACGGAAGTGGACATGAACGGGTTCTCCTGCAGTGGTCAGGAGTCCAGATTATCTAAGGCCTCCAACACCTCTTGGGTTTGGCGTACTTTGGCGTATCGCTCCTTCACCGTCAATATGGTGGATTTTTGTAAGGATGGGGTAATGGCGGCGGTACCGTCACTGATGAGCGTCACCCGGTAGCCCAGATCGGCGGCGCTGCGCACGGCGCTGCTGACGCATTCATTGGTATAAACGCCGACAATGTAGAGATCCGTCACCCCAAGATTACCCAGTACGTAATGGATATTGGTGCTGGCAAACAAGCCGCTGGCAGTTTTGTTAAATACGATTTCGTTGTCTTCCGGGGCCACATCAGGTAAAAACTCAGCCAGCTTTGACCCCGGCGCAGCATGCAGCCCCAGCCGTTTGTGTTCAGCACTGCGATCCCGTCCATCCGCCGTCAAACTCTGGATACGAGCGTGGATTACCTCTAATTCCTGCTCACGAAAGCGCTTTTGCAACTTGGCCACGTTCGGTACGACCTCATGCCACACCCGGTCGAGATAATACTCAATGGCCTGTTCGGAAACCCCCGAGTCTGCGTGTTCCTCAAAAATGCCATAGCCTTCCTTAGCTCCCAGGTACTGCAAGTCGATGCACAATAGTGCCGACTTGCTGGGGCGGTTATCCTCCAGCTCAACCGACCCTTCCTTGCGCATCACGGGAGTGGGTTCGAAGTCCTGGATTGATGAATCTGGCTTTTGCGACTCTGTTTTACTCATAATCTCTCGAAGATCAACGGCGTTAAATCGTATCAGAATGCTGTGCCCGGGCGGCGATATTACAGGTATCGTGCAGGGCGCCGCTGGTGTACCGGGACAAATGAGACTGCCATTGCTCCGGCATAATCTCATCCACATAATCAAACAGACTGATGCTGTCTCCGCGTTGCTGCGCTAAAAAATGGCAGGTGGCATCCAGCTGTAACACCGACCCGCGTAAGATGTCCGCCAGCATCTCGGTTTCCTGAGGGTTGTGGCTACCGCCATAACTGCGCTCCATTAATAACACCTGGCCGGAGCGTGCCAATCCAAAAGGCGGTAATTGCTGCTGCACATGACGCTCAATAGTGACACCGGTCTCCTGTTCAATCTGCTGCACCGCCGCTGTGACCTCATCCAGACAATGGCGATTTTCCGATTCACTGGCGCAGCGTAAATCCAATGTCAGGCGTACCCGGTGATAGCTGTTGCAGTAACTGACCGGTTCTACCCGGCATAGTCGTATGCCTTCTCCGCCGGTCTCCACCCGCCGGCCCAGAGTCCCTATCACATAGCCTTCCAGAGTCTGGGTCAGATCCTCACGAGCCGCTCTTGTCACCCACTTTCTCGGATGCTCGTGGTCACTGACAAGCGCCGTGGTAAAGCTTACAGAGCCAGGGATAACATTACGATTAGTGCCGGGAGTGAGCCGGATGTTAGCGATAGCAGGCCTGAGCTTTTGCTTAGCCTCGGCGCTTAAATCTGATTCGTTAAACCAGTTTAGAAAGTAACGCGCCAGGCGCCCGGCGGCAATACCGGGGTCCTTTCGATCCAGCGTCGGTGTGGCGCCAGCATGATTCATCTCGCCGTCGAGGGTCCAGCGTAGCGCCGGATAAATATTCTCGCTGCACTTATCCTCGCCCTGGCCCTCTATGATACCGACAGTAATGCGGGCATCGCTGGCCTTTTCATGTTCGGTGATGCGCCGAAACTGATGGTCCAGTAACAATGCGGCCATTTCAGCCTTTTCGCCTTCGATCAGGAAGTCCTCCTGATGAATTCCCATAATGGTCGCAACCAGTGCGGTGGGCACACCCGCCCGATCCAGTATCGGCCCTTGCTCGATGTGTCGCTCGTAGGTATTCGGAGTATAAAAGTCCTGCGGTTCACTGCAGGCTTTTAGCAGGTCGCTGTCATCACAGGCATTGAGGTCGTTAAACAGCTGGATGCTGTCTTGTTGTTGTTCCTGCTTGAGATCGGTAAGCATGCCAACGAGCTTTTCTTTAAACACGTGTCCCTGGGCATTTGTCATGCCGTGAACCTGTTCGGGCGTAGCCCGTCCCGCGATGGCGGCGCTGCCGGGCATGGACACCTGATTGCCGGTAAACGTCATCTCCTCACCTATATAGGCGGTCACCAACGCTCGCCGCTGGCCAACAAAGGCCTTATCCACCGAGAAATAGCGTTTCAGGTCGTGTAAGGTGTGCAGCGTATCCAGACCCGACAGCACGCCTAAGCGCCCATCGAACTTACCGGCATCGTTGACCGTGTCGATGTGCGAGCCGTGAGCGATGGCATCTTGAGTCAGGTCCCTGATGCTAAGCTGTCCACGGGTCAACCCATCCCGATCCTTGTCCGATAATAACAAGCCGTGCAAATTGCCTACCTTATCCACAAACACCGTCAGCCCGGCCTGGTTCATTTGCCGAATGGTTTCCAGGCTGGCGCGGGTAAAGCCCTGGTTGAGCGCTCTGGCGTCGATGCGCTCGTCCTCTGCGCGCGAGGCCTCTGCCAACCGATCAATACGACGCCGAACTCTGACCCCTAAGCCACGCAATGCCTGAAGCTGATCGTTATCGGTCAAACACTGGTAGAGCGGCTTACCCTGGCTTAAGAGCTTGGCCAGCCGGGTCAGGCTGGCAAAATAAACCAGTTGTGTGGCCACATCGGCCAAAGGCTGTAAGTGGCGAACGGACCACAGGGCGTCTTGCTCAATGACTCGTTTGAGACTGAGCTTGGTCAGACTGTCTCGAAGCTGGGCGCAGTATTCAGAGGCTCTATTTCCGCGCGCCTCACGTTCGTGAAACAGCTTCTGTCTTAACCCCCGCAGAGGTTCACCGTCACCGGTGCGCTGACACTGTATCTGCCAATACTTATGGTCTTCTTCGCTGTCATCGCCCGGCAAACGCGCATTGTTCGCATAGCTCCAGGTTACCGGATCACCCAGGCTGTCTTTTTCGGCACCGGTGAGGTGGCGCACCAACTCGTTGTGACGCTCATCGCTCAGTTCGCTGAGTGTTTCGTCATCCTCAAGCCAGGACTCCACCCGTCTGACTTGTCCCGGGGTCAGAAAGTCAAAACTCAGACGAAAGCGTCCAAGCAGTGGCGCATCGAATAATAGTGCGTCCGGGCAATGCAGAAGCTCACGGCTGTCCTCCAGGGGAAACACATCGTCCTTTTTCAGGCTGGGATCCAGTGCCTGATGGGTCACCCGCCTTTGCTGCCGATCCCAGAAGCTGATCACCGCCATTACATGAGACCGACAATGCTCAAAAGATTGACGGGATTGAGGCGTTAAGCTGTAGTCGCCCACCTGCACTGCCTCGCCTTTGAATTCCACCTGAGGACAGTGCTCCTGTAGCAGGCTTTGCAATCTTGGGTCCTGTAAGTCCAACTTGTCGGCCAGCGGATTGTCCACCGACAAAGCACTTTTGCGGCGCTGCCAGTGATGCGTTTTCAAAGCTTCAGGGGATAAGTCTGGCTCCATGATTAACGCCCGCCCGAGGGCATAGGCGGGGATATTCAACTGTAATAGCTGCTCGATGAGCAGGCTGACCTTCTTGCCGCAGCCGTAATCCGCGATGGAATACGGCACAGCCAGATAGGCCAATATATACTGTAGGATTGCGTGTCTTTCTTCGAGCAGTGGAAGGCCTGAGGTGGGATCCAGTTCCACGGTAATAGGCAGGGTTTCCTGAGTACTGCCGAACACCAGCATAATGACTCCCGGTTCAATGGCTTTAACTAAACCTTAGTCGAGAGCCCGTCGAATAGACAACCGGATATAAAAAAGCCGCGCCCTATCTGGCCGCGGCTTTTGCTGATGCTCTGTCAGACTTAACTTTCCAGGCCCCATACCGGCAAAGTCGGGATCTGCTGACCGGCCATATCCTGAACGATGCGCATCACCTGGCAGCTGTAACCAAACTCATTGTCATACCACACATAGAGCGTCGCGCGATCCTCAGACACGATCGTCGCCTGTGAATCCACCACCGAGGCATAACGGGAGCCGACTAAGTCGGTAGACACCAACTCGGTAGAAGCCGTGAAGTCGATCTGGTTTTGCAGCTCCGAAAACAGCGCTGTGTTACGCAAAAATTCGTTGATGCCGTCTTTGTCGGTGGACTTAGCCAGATTCAGATTCAGAATCGCCAAAGACACGTTCGGCGTGGGCACGCGAATGGCGTTACCGGTCAGTTTGCCCGACAGCTTCGGATAAGCCTTGGCGACCGCCTTTGCGGCACCGGTTTCGGTGATCACCATGTTCAGAGGCGCAGCCCGTCCACGACGATCGGCCTTGTGATAGTTATCGATCAGGTTCTGGTCATTCGTAAAAGAATGCACCGTTTCCACGTGACCATTGGTGATGCCGTAGTGCTCATCCAGTGCTTTCAATACCGGAGTAATAGCATTGGTGGTGCAACTTGCCGCCGACAGGATGGCATCATCGGCACTGATATCGCCATGGTTTACGCCATGCACGATATTTTTTATATCGCCTTTGCCCGGCGCAGTGAGCAGCACCTTCTTAGCACCCTTTGACTTAAGGTGCAGGCCCAGCCCCTCTTCATCACGCCACATGCCGGTATTATCCACCACAATAGCGTCATCGATGCCATATTGGGTATAGTCAACCTCGTCGGGACTGTTGGCGTAGATCACCTGAATGTAGGCGCCATTAGCCTTGATGGCCTTGCGCTCGTGATCCACGGTAATACTGCCGTTAAAGGGACCATGCACTGAATCGCGGCGCAGCAGGCTGGCGCGTTTCTCCAGATCGCCTTCACGGCCACCTCTTACCACAATGGCTTTTAAGCGCAGTTTATTATTTTTGCCATGGCGCTCGATCAGCAACCGAGCCAACAGCCGGCCAATACGACCAAAACCATACAAAACGACGTCCTGCGGCTTATTCTCAGTGTCATCGCCGATAATGTCGGCCAGCTCTTGTTGCAGGTAAGTGGTTATGTCCCGACCCTGCGCCTTATCACCATAATGGTAGTGATAGGCCAGCTTGCCCAGATCCACCTGTGCCGGCTTCAGGTTCATCTCGCTGAGTGCCTCCAGCAAAGGCCAGCTCTCCCGCAAACGCAGTTTATTGCCGGTGTGCAGACGCACAGTGCGGTGGGCCTTGATAATATCGATGGTGTTGGCGCCTAATAAGGGGCGGCCATAAAGCGTCACTTCCACCGATTTATCACGGTGTAACTTGCCCAGCAGCGGCTGCATCTGCTCGGCGTATTCC contains these protein-coding regions:
- a CDS encoding redoxin domain-containing protein — protein: MSTSVHRAHRFKNLLQWTVTIILILGVYLWQTRDLLDSGEAIEQHQLPTLGGGTATLLADNKPSLIYFFVPWCQICSLSIGNLEQFDADEIAVKAVALDYASVEAVQDFVDEHKVRAEVLLGHQALKQAFRLRGYPTYYIVDSQGEIQASDMGYSSSVGMAVRHWLATGR
- a CDS encoding cysteine hydrolase family protein → MSKTESQKPDSSIQDFEPTPVMRKEGSVELEDNRPSKSALLCIDLQYLGAKEGYGIFEEHADSGVSEQAIEYYLDRVWHEVVPNVAKLQKRFREQELEVIHARIQSLTADGRDRSAEHKRLGLHAAPGSKLAEFLPDVAPEDNEIVFNKTASGLFASTNIHYVLGNLGVTDLYIVGVYTNECVSSAVRSAADLGYRVTLISDGTAAITPSLQKSTILTVKERYAKVRQTQEVLEALDNLDS
- a CDS encoding glyceraldehyde-3-phosphate dehydrogenase, with the protein product MNHQHEQELLNSWQERQEYAEQMQPLLGKLHRDKSVEVTLYGRPLLGANTIDIIKAHRTVRLHTGNKLRLRESWPLLEALSEMNLKPAQVDLGKLAYHYHYGDKAQGRDITTYLQQELADIIGDDTENKPQDVVLYGFGRIGRLLARLLIERHGKNNKLRLKAIVVRGGREGDLEKRASLLRRDSVHGPFNGSITVDHERKAIKANGAYIQVIYANSPDEVDYTQYGIDDAIVVDNTGMWRDEEGLGLHLKSKGAKKVLLTAPGKGDIKNIVHGVNHGDISADDAILSAASCTTNAITPVLKALDEHYGITNGHVETVHSFTNDQNLIDNYHKADRRGRAAPLNMVITETGAAKAVAKAYPKLSGKLTGNAIRVPTPNVSLAILNLNLAKSTDKDGINEFLRNTALFSELQNQIDFTASTELVSTDLVGSRYASVVDSQATIVSEDRATLYVWYDNEFGYSCQVMRIVQDMAGQQIPTLPVWGLES
- a CDS encoding M14 family metallopeptidase yields the protein MRISCNFDSGNIEVVKASAPDDIQLTIRKDNQSEFYQWFHFRLESQPLVNHKLKIMDLAKSAYPEGWKGYQAVASYDRNEWFRVDTEFDGDTLTIDFTPEFGTVYFAYFAPYSYERHLDLLAWAQTVNDDCRLSHLGETLDGRDISLLTIGEPDEGKKAIWVTARQHPGETMAEWLIEGLLERLLDVDDGVSRTLLDEAVFYVVPNMNPDGSVRGHLRTNAKGVNLNREWAEPSRENSPEVYYVMQKMAETGVDMFLDVHGDEALPYNFVAGSEGLPGYNDKLAGLEQRFKDALIATTPEFQDTYGYPKDKPGDANLTVGSNGVGHKFGCLAYTLEMPFKDNNDLPDVVYGWSPERSRKLGEDVLVAIRAVLPQL